From Pseudomonas hefeiensis, one genomic window encodes:
- the urtE gene encoding urea ABC transporter ATP-binding subunit UrtE, producing the protein MLQVDKLHQYYGGSHILRGLSFDVKVGEVTCLLGRNGVGKTTLLKCLMGLLPAKEGAVSWEGKPITTFKPHQRVHAGIAYVPQGREIFGRLTVEENLLMGLSRFPGSEAKEVPAFIYELFPVLQQMKLRRGGDLSGGQQQQLAIGRALASRPRLLILDEPTEGIQPSVIKEIGVVIKKLAARGDMAILLVEQFYDFAAELADQYLVMSRGEIVQQGRGENMAAEGVRGLVTI; encoded by the coding sequence ATGCTGCAAGTCGACAAGCTGCACCAATACTACGGCGGTAGCCACATCCTGCGCGGCCTGTCGTTCGACGTGAAGGTCGGCGAGGTGACGTGCCTGCTGGGCCGCAACGGCGTGGGCAAGACCACCCTGCTCAAATGCCTGATGGGCCTGTTGCCGGCCAAGGAAGGGGCGGTGAGCTGGGAAGGCAAACCCATCACCACCTTCAAGCCACACCAACGGGTGCACGCCGGCATTGCCTACGTGCCCCAGGGCCGGGAAATTTTCGGCCGGCTGACGGTGGAAGAGAACCTGCTGATGGGTCTGTCGCGTTTTCCGGGTTCCGAGGCCAAGGAGGTGCCAGCGTTCATCTACGAGTTATTCCCCGTGCTGCAGCAGATGAAACTGCGCCGCGGCGGTGACTTGTCCGGCGGCCAGCAACAGCAACTTGCCATTGGCCGGGCCCTGGCCAGCCGCCCGCGCCTGCTAATCCTCGACGAGCCTACAGAAGGCATCCAGCCATCGGTGATCAAGGAGATCGGCGTGGTCATCAAGAAACTGGCGGCCCGGGGCGACATGGCAATTTTGCTGGTGGAGCAGTTCTACGACTTCGCCGCCGAGCTGGCCGATCAATACCTGGTGATGTCCCGGGGCGAGATCGTGCAGCAGGGGCGCGGAGAAAATATGGCAGCCGAGGGTGTGCGCGGGCTGGTTACGATCTAG
- the urtD gene encoding urea ABC transporter ATP-binding protein UrtD: protein MRITPTADFMLEPILEPNKDQGSSRDAIGLGQAAGKGLNTRHGTILTLEDISVSFDGFKALNALNLYIGVGELRCIIGPNGAGKTTLMDVITGKTRPSDGKAWFGETLDLTSMSEVQIAQAGIGRKFQKPTVFEALSVFENLELALKTDKSVWASLRAKLTGEQHARINEVLETIRLTTSVNRPAGLLSHGQKQFLEIGMLLVQDPQLLLLDEPVAGMTDAETEFTAELFKSLAGKHSLMVVEHDMGFVGAIADHVTVLHQGSVLAEGSLAQVQDNERVIEVYLGR, encoded by the coding sequence ATGAGAATCACTCCAACCGCCGATTTCATGCTCGAACCCATCCTTGAACCCAACAAAGACCAAGGCAGCAGTCGCGACGCCATCGGCCTCGGTCAGGCTGCCGGCAAGGGATTGAACACCCGTCACGGCACCATCCTGACCCTGGAAGACATCAGCGTCAGCTTCGACGGTTTCAAGGCCCTGAACGCTCTGAACCTGTACATCGGCGTCGGTGAACTGCGCTGCATCATCGGCCCCAACGGCGCGGGTAAGACCACGCTGATGGACGTGATCACCGGCAAGACCCGGCCCAGCGACGGCAAGGCCTGGTTCGGTGAAACCCTGGACCTGACGAGCATGAGCGAAGTGCAGATCGCCCAGGCCGGCATCGGTCGCAAGTTCCAGAAACCCACGGTGTTCGAAGCCCTGAGCGTATTCGAGAACCTGGAGCTGGCGCTGAAAACCGACAAGTCAGTGTGGGCCAGCCTGCGGGCAAAACTGACCGGCGAGCAGCACGCACGCATCAATGAGGTGCTGGAGACCATTCGCCTCACGACTTCGGTCAATCGCCCCGCCGGGTTGCTGTCCCACGGGCAAAAACAGTTCCTGGAGATCGGCATGCTGCTGGTGCAGGACCCACAGCTACTGCTGCTCGACGAACCGGTGGCGGGCATGACCGACGCCGAAACCGAGTTCACCGCCGAACTGTTCAAGTCCTTGGCGGGCAAGCATTCGCTGATGGTGGTGGAACACGACATGGGCTTCGTCGGCGCGATTGCCGACCACGTCACGGTGTTGCATCAGGGCAGCGTGCTGGCCGAAGGATCGCTGGCGCAGGTGCAGGACAATGAGCGGGTGATCGAGGTGTATCTCGGTCGATAG
- the urtC gene encoding urea ABC transporter permease subunit UrtC encodes MNQPLMLTASQKAGPKITIAVGVVILAVLMSLPLLSLLAVDNPLHVSAYTLTLVGKILCYAIVALALDLVWGYAGLLSLGHGLFFALGGYAMGMYLMRQAAGDGLPAFMTFLSWSELPWYWSGTDSFLWAMCLVVLAPGLLALVFGFFAFRSRIKGVYFSIMTQALTFAGMLLFFRNETGFGGNNGFTNFRSILGFGITEPGTRAVLFLATVLLLVASLFIGWRLARSKFGRVLTAVRDAENRLMFCGYDPRGFKLFVWVLSAVLCGLAGALYVPQVGIINPSEMSPTNSIEAAVWVALGGRGTLIGPLLGAGVVNGMKSWFTVAFPEYWLFFLGALFIVVTLYLPKGVIGLLKKRGES; translated from the coding sequence ATGAACCAGCCCCTGATGCTCACGGCCTCGCAAAAGGCCGGCCCCAAAATCACCATCGCCGTCGGCGTAGTGATCCTGGCAGTGCTGATGAGCCTGCCGCTGCTGTCGCTGTTGGCGGTGGATAACCCGCTGCACGTTTCGGCTTACACCCTGACCCTGGTGGGCAAGATTCTCTGCTACGCCATCGTCGCCCTGGCGCTGGACCTGGTCTGGGGCTACGCCGGCCTGTTGTCCCTGGGCCACGGCCTGTTCTTCGCCCTGGGCGGCTATGCCATGGGCATGTACCTGATGCGCCAGGCCGCCGGTGACGGCTTGCCGGCGTTCATGACCTTTCTGTCGTGGAGCGAATTGCCCTGGTACTGGAGCGGCACCGACAGCTTCCTCTGGGCCATGTGCCTGGTAGTGCTGGCGCCGGGTTTGCTGGCGCTGGTGTTCGGCTTCTTCGCCTTCCGCTCGCGGATCAAGGGCGTGTACTTCTCGATCATGACCCAGGCCCTGACGTTTGCCGGGATGCTGCTGTTTTTCCGTAATGAAACCGGGTTCGGCGGTAACAATGGTTTCACCAATTTCCGCTCGATCCTGGGCTTTGGCATCACTGAACCGGGCACTCGGGCGGTGCTGTTCCTGGCCACGGTGCTGCTCTTGGTGGCGAGCCTGTTTATCGGCTGGCGTCTGGCTCGCAGCAAGTTCGGCCGCGTATTGACCGCTGTGCGGGATGCGGAAAACCGCCTGATGTTTTGCGGCTACGATCCCCGGGGCTTCAAGTTGTTCGTCTGGGTACTGAGCGCCGTGTTGTGCGGCCTGGCCGGGGCGTTGTACGTGCCGCAGGTGGGCATCATCAACCCCAGCGAAATGTCGCCAACCAACTCCATCGAGGCCGCCGTGTGGGTGGCCCTTGGTGGGCGCGGCACGCTGATCGGGCCGCTGCTGGGGGCCGGTGTGGTCAACGGCATGAAGAGCTGGTTCACCGTGGCCTTTCCCGAGTACTGGCTGTTCTTCCTCGGCGCGCTGTTCATCGTCGTGACCCTGTATCTGCCCAAGGGTGTGATCGGGCTACTGAAGAAAAGAGGCGAATCATGA
- the urtB gene encoding urea ABC transporter permease subunit UrtB, with product MSLYRLLLLLACLLLPIGAHAGDAEDFVAAKPPQQAKLLQTWAAQPEPERVELINALQQGQLTIDGQPKTLRLNNRLRGLIETALASHQLLAADANVRLAAAQQLQKSARPAQLAFLDRQLAGEQNEDVHAALSLALANLQLVDPNPSVRLAAVRLLGETGDPLARTRLEGLLEPGVETDAAVRTAAETSLGQVKRKLLIGELLGQAFSGMSLGSILLLAALGLAITFGLLGVINMAHGEMLMLGAYSTYVVQMLFQRFAPNAIEFYPLIALPVAFFITAAIGMVLERTVIRHLYGRPLETLLATWGISLMLIQLVRLMFGAQNVEVANPAWLSGGIQVLPNLVLPYNRIVIIAFALFVVVLTWLLLNKTRLGLNVRAVTQNRNMAACCGVPTGRVDMLAFGLGSGIAGLGGVALSQIGNVGPDLGQSYIIDSFLVVVLGGVGQLAGSVFAAFGLGIANKILEPQIGAVLGKILILALIILFIQKRPQGLFALKGRVID from the coding sequence ATGTCCCTTTATCGTTTGCTCCTTCTTCTTGCCTGTCTGCTGTTGCCGATAGGCGCCCACGCCGGTGACGCCGAAGATTTCGTCGCCGCCAAGCCGCCCCAGCAAGCCAAGCTGCTGCAAACCTGGGCCGCGCAACCGGAACCTGAGCGTGTCGAACTGATCAACGCCTTGCAACAAGGCCAGTTGACCATCGACGGCCAGCCCAAGACCCTGCGTCTGAACAATCGCTTGCGAGGGCTGATCGAAACCGCCCTGGCCAGTCATCAACTGCTCGCCGCCGACGCCAATGTGCGCCTGGCCGCCGCCCAGCAACTGCAAAAAAGCGCACGCCCGGCCCAACTGGCGTTTCTCGACCGGCAACTGGCCGGCGAGCAAAACGAAGACGTGCATGCCGCCCTGAGCCTGGCGTTGGCGAACCTGCAACTGGTGGACCCCAACCCGTCAGTTCGCCTGGCCGCCGTCCGGCTGCTGGGGGAAACCGGCGATCCGCTGGCCCGCACCCGCCTCGAAGGCCTGCTCGAACCCGGCGTTGAAACCGATGCGGCGGTGCGCACCGCCGCCGAAACCAGCCTCGGCCAGGTCAAGCGCAAGCTGCTGATCGGCGAATTGCTGGGCCAGGCCTTCAGCGGCATGTCGCTGGGCTCGATCCTGCTCTTGGCCGCCCTGGGCCTGGCAATTACTTTCGGTTTGCTGGGTGTGATCAACATGGCCCACGGTGAGATGCTGATGCTCGGCGCCTACTCCACGTACGTGGTGCAGATGCTGTTCCAGCGCTTCGCTCCGAACGCCATCGAGTTCTACCCGCTGATCGCACTGCCGGTGGCGTTTTTCATCACCGCCGCCATCGGCATGGTCCTGGAGCGCACGGTGATCCGTCACCTCTATGGGCGCCCCTTGGAGACCCTGCTCGCCACCTGGGGCATCAGCCTGATGCTGATCCAGCTGGTGCGCCTGATGTTCGGCGCGCAGAACGTCGAAGTCGCCAACCCGGCCTGGCTGTCCGGCGGCATCCAGGTATTGCCCAACCTGGTGCTGCCGTACAACCGCATCGTGATCATCGCCTTTGCCTTGTTCGTGGTGGTGTTGACCTGGCTGCTGTTGAACAAGACCCGCCTGGGCCTGAACGTGCGCGCCGTGACCCAGAACCGCAACATGGCCGCCTGCTGCGGGGTACCCACCGGCCGCGTGGACATGCTCGCCTTCGGCCTCGGCTCGGGCATCGCCGGGCTCGGCGGCGTGGCCCTGAGCCAGATCGGTAACGTTGGCCCGGACCTGGGCCAGAGCTACATCATCGACTCGTTCCTGGTGGTGGTGCTCGGTGGCGTCGGTCAGTTGGCCGGCAGTGTGTTCGCCGCGTTCGGCCTGGGCATCGCCAACAAGATTCTTGAACCGCAGATCGGCGCCGTGCTCGGCAAAATCCTGATCCTCGCGCTGATCATTCTGTTCATCCAGAAGCGTCCGCAAGGCCTCTTCGCGCTCAAAGGACGGGTAATCGACTGA
- the urtA gene encoding urea ABC transporter substrate-binding protein: MKRRSLIKAFTLSASIAAMGMAWTVQAAETIKVGILHSLSGTMAISETSLKDMALMTIDEINAKGGVNGKQLEAVVVDPASNWPLFAEKGRQLLTQDKVAVVFGCWTSVSRKSVLPVFEELNGLLFYPVQYEGEEMSPNVFYTGAAPNQQAIPAVEYLMSEEGGSAKRYFLLGTDYVYPRTTNKILRSFLHSKGVADKDIEEVYTPFGHSDYQTIVANIKKFSAGGKTAVISTVNGDSNVPFYKELANQGLKATDVPVVAFSVGEEELRGIDTKPLVGNLAAWNYFESVENPANKKFVDSWKAYAKAKNLPGADKAVTNDPMEATYVGIHMWAQAAEKAKSTDVDKVREALAGQTFDAPSGYTLTMDKTNHHLHKPVMIGEIQADGQFNVVWQTEGPIRAQPWSPFIEGNDKKPDYAVKSN, translated from the coding sequence ATGAAGCGTCGTAGCTTGATCAAGGCTTTTACACTCTCGGCAAGCATTGCCGCGATGGGCATGGCCTGGACCGTCCAGGCCGCCGAAACCATCAAGGTCGGCATCCTGCATTCATTGTCCGGCACCATGGCGATCTCCGAGACGTCCCTCAAGGACATGGCGCTGATGACCATCGACGAGATCAACGCCAAGGGTGGGGTAAACGGCAAGCAGCTCGAAGCGGTGGTCGTGGACCCGGCATCGAACTGGCCGCTGTTTGCGGAAAAGGGTCGCCAGTTGCTGACCCAGGACAAGGTCGCGGTGGTGTTCGGCTGCTGGACGTCGGTGTCGCGCAAATCCGTGTTGCCGGTGTTCGAAGAGCTCAACGGCCTGCTGTTCTACCCGGTGCAATACGAAGGCGAAGAGATGTCGCCTAACGTCTTCTACACCGGCGCGGCGCCGAACCAGCAGGCGATTCCGGCGGTGGAATACCTGATGAGCGAAGAAGGCGGCAGCGCCAAGCGCTACTTCCTGCTGGGCACCGACTACGTCTACCCGCGTACCACCAACAAGATCCTGCGCTCGTTCCTGCATTCCAAAGGCGTGGCGGACAAGGACATCGAAGAGGTCTACACCCCGTTCGGTCACAGCGACTACCAGACCATCGTGGCCAACATCAAAAAGTTCTCGGCCGGCGGCAAGACCGCGGTCATCTCCACGGTCAACGGCGACTCCAACGTGCCGTTCTATAAAGAACTGGCGAACCAGGGCCTCAAAGCCACCGACGTACCGGTGGTGGCATTCTCGGTAGGCGAAGAGGAGCTGCGCGGCATCGACACCAAACCGCTGGTGGGTAACCTGGCGGCGTGGAACTACTTCGAATCCGTGGAGAACCCGGCGAACAAGAAATTCGTCGATTCCTGGAAAGCCTACGCCAAGGCCAAGAACCTGCCAGGCGCCGACAAAGCGGTGACCAACGACCCGATGGAAGCCACCTACGTCGGCATCCATATGTGGGCGCAAGCGGCTGAGAAGGCCAAGTCCACCGACGTCGACAAAGTCCGCGAAGCCCTGGCCGGCCAGACGTTCGACGCACCGTCGGGCTACACCCTGACCATGGACAAGACCAACCACCACCTGCACAAGCCGGTGATGATCGGCGAGATCCAGGCCGACGGCCAGTTCAACGTGGTCTGGCAGACCGAGGGCCCGATCCGCGCCCAGCCGTGGAGCCCGTTCATCGAAGGCAACGACAAGAAGCCTGACTATGCGGTGAAGAGCAACTGA
- a CDS encoding FecCD family ABC transporter permease: MNDRRYGALLLCLGALMLVSCVVSLGFGPARVPVAVVWDILLNKALGVGDVYWTPGQEHIVWLIRVPRLLLGALVGAGLALIGAVLQAVTRNPLADPHLLGVTSGATLGAVIVVLHVGEIIGLLTLPLAAFIGALLSMLLVLAIASRQGRLESDRLLLCGVAVSFVMMAAANLLLFLGDHRASSAVMFWMLGGLGLARWELLAVPAASVLLGLVLLLGMARPLNALMAGEQTAVTLGLNAAKVRWWLFLIASLMTGVLVSISGSIGFVGLMVPHIARRLVGAEHRRLLPACVLLGSLFLVWVDVAARTLIAPEDLPIGVATAAIGGLFFIGLMRRR, from the coding sequence ATGAACGATCGTCGCTATGGCGCTCTGCTGCTCTGCCTCGGCGCGCTGATGCTGGTGTCGTGCGTGGTATCCCTGGGGTTCGGTCCGGCGCGGGTGCCGGTGGCGGTGGTCTGGGACATCCTGCTGAACAAGGCTTTGGGTGTGGGTGACGTGTACTGGACGCCCGGCCAGGAGCATATCGTTTGGCTGATCCGCGTACCGCGCCTGCTGCTCGGAGCCCTGGTGGGCGCGGGGCTGGCGTTGATCGGTGCAGTACTGCAAGCGGTCACGCGCAACCCCCTGGCCGATCCGCACCTGCTGGGGGTCACCTCCGGCGCGACGTTGGGGGCGGTCATCGTGGTGCTGCATGTCGGCGAAATCATCGGCTTGCTGACCCTGCCGCTGGCCGCGTTCATCGGCGCATTGTTGAGCATGCTGCTGGTGCTGGCCATCGCCAGCCGCCAGGGTCGCCTGGAAAGCGATCGCCTGTTGCTGTGCGGCGTGGCGGTGTCATTCGTGATGATGGCGGCGGCCAACCTGTTGCTGTTTTTGGGTGACCATCGCGCCAGTTCTGCGGTGATGTTCTGGATGCTCGGCGGCCTGGGCCTGGCGCGCTGGGAACTGCTGGCGGTGCCAGCCGCCAGCGTGTTGTTGGGACTGGTATTGCTGCTGGGCATGGCCCGGCCGCTGAACGCACTGATGGCTGGCGAACAGACCGCCGTAACCTTGGGCCTGAACGCGGCGAAGGTGCGGTGGTGGCTCTTTCTGATCGCCTCACTGATGACCGGCGTGCTGGTGTCCATCAGCGGCTCGATCGGTTTTGTCGGGCTGATGGTGCCGCACATTGCCAGGCGCCTGGTGGGCGCCGAGCACCGTCGGCTGTTGCCGGCGTGTGTGCTGCTCGGCAGCCTGTTCCTGGTGTGGGTGGATGTGGCCGCCCGGACCCTGATCGCACCGGAGGACTTGCCCATTGGCGTCGCCACTGCCGCTATCGGTGGTCTGTTCTTCATCGGCCTGATGCGTCGTCGCTAA
- a CDS encoding ABC transporter substrate-binding protein gives MTLRSLLLLPLLLGSAQALAEATRYPLTIHSCNREVTFNQAPKHAVSHDINMTQMMLALGLKSRMVGYSGISGWKSVTPQMEKILDGLPELAAKYPSVETLLNANVDFFFAGWDYGMRVGGDLTPQTLQPLGINVYELTESCAFVMKRPPASLEDTYNDLRNLGKIFDVQDRANELIASMQAQVAQVRKQLPADQPRVFLYDSGEDRAMTSGRLGMPQALIDAAGGRNILDDVQTSWTRVNWENVVERNPEVIVIVDYGEVSAEQKQQFLLNNPALQSVDAIKHRRFIVIPYVQATPGIDNGLAVQTLAKGFHGQ, from the coding sequence ATGACCTTGCGTTCCCTGCTACTCCTGCCGCTGCTGCTCGGCAGTGCACAGGCCTTGGCCGAGGCCACCCGCTACCCGTTGACAATCCACAGTTGCAACCGCGAAGTGACCTTCAACCAGGCGCCGAAACACGCCGTCAGCCATGACATCAACATGACCCAGATGATGCTCGCCCTGGGGCTCAAGTCGCGCATGGTGGGTTACAGCGGCATCAGTGGCTGGAAATCGGTAACGCCGCAGATGGAGAAAATCCTCGATGGCCTGCCGGAGCTGGCAGCCAAATACCCGTCGGTGGAAACCCTGCTCAATGCCAACGTGGATTTCTTCTTCGCCGGCTGGGACTACGGCATGCGGGTGGGCGGCGACTTGACGCCGCAGACCCTGCAACCGCTGGGCATCAACGTGTACGAGCTAACCGAATCCTGCGCGTTCGTGATGAAACGTCCGCCAGCCTCGCTGGAAGATACCTACAACGACCTGCGTAATCTGGGGAAGATTTTCGACGTGCAGGATCGCGCCAATGAGTTGATCGCCTCGATGCAGGCCCAGGTGGCGCAAGTGCGCAAGCAACTGCCCGCCGATCAGCCTCGGGTGTTCCTGTACGACAGCGGCGAAGACCGCGCCATGACCTCCGGCCGTCTCGGCATGCCCCAGGCCCTGATCGATGCGGCCGGCGGGCGCAATATTCTCGATGACGTGCAGACCAGTTGGACCCGGGTGAACTGGGAGAACGTGGTCGAGCGCAACCCCGAAGTGATCGTGATTGTCGATTACGGTGAAGTCAGCGCCGAGCAGAAGCAACAGTTTTTGCTGAACAACCCGGCCCTGCAATCGGTGGATGCCATCAAGCACCGGCGCTTCATCGTGATCCCCTACGTCCAGGCCACGCCGGGCATCGATAACGGGCTGGCGGTACAAACCCTGGCGAAGGGTTTCCACGGCCAATGA
- a CDS encoding ABC transporter ATP-binding protein: MTALTLSHLAWTPLGHGHCHHQFQLRDATLQVGAGEFVGLIGPNGSGKTSLLRCAYRFSQPEAGEVKLDHHNVWKQSSRWCAQRIAVVLQEFPDAFGLTVQEVVAMGRTPHKGLFDGDNQQDLRLVSQSLESVGLQGFGEHAFATLSGGEKQRVILARALAQQPQLLILDEPTNHLDPRYQLQLLQLIKRLGIGTLASIHDLNLAAAFCDRLYVIDHGHIVASGTPKEVLTATLLRDVFGVQALIDEHPLAAHPRITWITQS; this comes from the coding sequence ATGACCGCCCTAACCCTCTCCCATCTCGCCTGGACACCCCTGGGCCATGGCCACTGCCATCACCAGTTCCAACTGCGTGACGCCACGTTGCAAGTGGGCGCCGGGGAGTTTGTCGGGTTGATCGGGCCCAATGGCAGCGGCAAGACCAGTCTGTTGCGCTGCGCCTATCGGTTCAGTCAGCCGGAGGCAGGCGAGGTAAAACTCGACCATCACAACGTCTGGAAACAGTCCTCGCGCTGGTGCGCCCAACGCATCGCCGTGGTGTTGCAAGAGTTTCCCGACGCCTTCGGCCTGACGGTCCAGGAAGTGGTCGCCATGGGGCGCACGCCCCACAAAGGCCTGTTCGATGGCGACAATCAGCAAGACTTGCGCCTGGTCAGCCAGTCACTGGAATCGGTGGGGCTGCAAGGTTTTGGCGAGCATGCTTTCGCTACGCTCTCGGGCGGGGAAAAGCAGCGGGTGATCCTGGCCCGCGCCCTGGCCCAACAGCCGCAGTTGCTGATCCTCGATGAGCCGACCAATCATCTCGACCCGCGTTATCAACTCCAACTGCTGCAACTGATCAAGCGCCTGGGGATCGGCACCCTCGCCAGCATCCATGACCTGAACCTGGCCGCCGCGTTCTGTGATCGGCTCTACGTCATCGACCACGGACACATCGTCGCCAGCGGCACGCCCAAGGAAGTACTGACGGCCACGCTGTTGCGCGACGTATTTGGCGTCCAGGCGCTAATTGACGAACACCCCTTGGCCGCCCACCCCCGAATCACTTGGATAACCCAATCATGA
- a CDS encoding PepSY-associated TM helix domain-containing protein: MSQPKPNFYHLAWRWHFYAGLFVAPFMVMLALTGIIYLFKPQLDPLMYGSLLNVPAGHHTMPADELLKQVSQAYPEGQVKQYLPPINAERSAQFVVIDKGRELNVFIDPYHGDVLGEQDAKDNLQAMARAIHGELMIGTVGDRLVEMAAGWGVVLVVSGLYLWWPRGQSSAGVLWPRWSARGRVFWRDVHGVVGFWGAAFLLVMLLSGMTWTGFWGKQYADLWNRFPAAMWNDMPKSDVAAGSLNNAHRQTVPWAVENTPMPMSGDHAEHMAHGGAHEGPAAPTVSLQAVQDIATERKVEPGYSITLPTTATGVFTIAVFADDPRNDATLHVDQYTGKVLADVRWEHYGAVARATETGVMLHEGKMFGPLNQIIVLLICLMILLSAVSGVVIWWKRRPLGKFGVPPLRHDLPTWKTGVFIMLALAVVFPLVGASLVVVWLLDRLVTRFNRQPEVLSSSS; the protein is encoded by the coding sequence ATGAGCCAACCGAAACCCAATTTCTACCACCTGGCCTGGCGCTGGCATTTTTATGCCGGGCTGTTCGTGGCGCCGTTCATGGTGATGCTGGCCCTGACCGGCATCATTTACCTGTTCAAGCCGCAACTCGACCCTCTGATGTACGGCAGCCTGCTGAATGTGCCGGCCGGCCATCACACGATGCCTGCGGACGAGTTGCTCAAACAGGTCAGCCAGGCCTACCCTGAAGGCCAGGTCAAACAGTACCTGCCGCCGATCAATGCCGAGCGCAGCGCGCAGTTCGTGGTGATCGACAAGGGCCGGGAATTGAACGTATTCATCGACCCCTACCATGGCGATGTCCTCGGTGAGCAGGACGCCAAAGACAACCTGCAAGCCATGGCCCGGGCCATCCACGGTGAATTGATGATCGGCACCGTGGGTGACCGACTGGTGGAAATGGCCGCCGGCTGGGGCGTGGTGCTGGTGGTGTCGGGCCTGTACTTGTGGTGGCCTCGCGGGCAATCGTCGGCCGGGGTGCTGTGGCCACGCTGGAGCGCTCGCGGTCGCGTGTTCTGGCGTGACGTGCATGGGGTCGTCGGCTTCTGGGGCGCGGCGTTTCTGCTGGTGATGCTGCTCAGCGGCATGACCTGGACCGGCTTCTGGGGCAAGCAATACGCTGACCTCTGGAACCGCTTCCCGGCGGCCATGTGGAACGACATGCCCAAGTCCGACGTCGCGGCCGGCAGCCTCAACAATGCCCACCGCCAGACCGTACCCTGGGCCGTGGAAAATACCCCGATGCCGATGTCCGGCGACCATGCCGAACACATGGCCCACGGCGGCGCCCATGAAGGTCCCGCCGCGCCGACTGTCAGCCTGCAAGCGGTGCAAGACATCGCCACCGAACGCAAAGTGGAACCTGGCTACAGCATCACCCTGCCGACCACCGCCACCGGCGTATTCACCATCGCGGTATTCGCCGACGACCCGCGCAACGACGCGACCCTGCACGTGGACCAGTACACCGGCAAGGTCCTGGCGGATGTGCGCTGGGAACATTACGGCGCCGTCGCCCGCGCCACCGAAACCGGCGTGATGCTGCACGAAGGCAAGATGTTCGGCCCGCTGAACCAGATCATCGTGCTGCTGATTTGCCTGATGATCCTGCTCAGCGCCGTCAGCGGCGTAGTGATCTGGTGGAAGCGTCGGCCCTTGGGCAAATTCGGTGTACCACCGCTGCGTCACGACCTGCCGACCTGGAAGACCGGCGTGTTCATCATGCTGGCCCTGGCGGTGGTGTTTCCACTGGTAGGGGCTTCGCTGGTGGTGGTGTGGTTGCTGGATCGGCTCGTCACCCGTTTCAATCGCCAGCCTGAGGTGCTTTCATCTTCAAGTTGA